One window from the genome of Tolypothrix sp. NIES-4075 encodes:
- a CDS encoding DUF4351 domain-containing protein encodes MIDHDRLFKELLSNFFCEFIELFFPTISTYWERESIEFLPQEIFTDVTEGEKKILDIVVKAKFRNQDTVFIIHTEHQSYSQAGFERRMFAYFARLHEKYALPIYPIVIYSHDSPQTPEPNCYRIDFPNKKILEFNYEVVQLNQLQWQAFVNQRNPLASALMSKMRMDVQERPIVKLISLQLLASLGLNPAQMQLISGFIDTYLKLNPEEKIRFEAELATIEPRQQEDVMQIVTSWMEEGIERGIEQGIERGRKQGELTLLNRLLNRRFGSLSPQLQERIDNLPIAQLEELGEALLDFTTIDDLSAWFEGN; translated from the coding sequence ATGATAGACCATGACAGACTCTTCAAAGAACTCCTCTCTAACTTTTTCTGTGAATTTATCGAGCTATTTTTCCCCACCATCAGCACATATTGGGAAAGGGAATCTATAGAATTTTTACCCCAGGAAATATTTACCGATGTCACCGAGGGAGAGAAAAAAATTCTCGATATCGTCGTCAAAGCCAAATTTAGGAATCAGGATACTGTATTTATCATCCACACCGAACACCAATCCTACTCCCAAGCTGGTTTTGAGCGACGAATGTTTGCATACTTCGCTCGTTTACATGAAAAATATGCTCTCCCCATTTATCCCATCGTCATTTATTCCCACGACTCCCCACAAACACCAGAACCGAATTGCTATCGCATCGATTTTCCCAACAAGAAAATTCTGGAATTTAACTACGAAGTTGTTCAGTTAAATCAATTACAATGGCAAGCTTTTGTAAACCAGCGAAATCCCTTAGCTAGCGCATTAATGTCGAAAATGCGAATGGATGTTCAAGAACGTCCTATAGTAAAGCTGATATCATTACAATTACTTGCGAGTTTGGGACTAAATCCAGCACAAATGCAATTAATATCAGGATTTATTGATACCTATCTCAAGTTAAACCCCGAAGAGAAAATACGCTTTGAAGCAGAACTTGCTACGATTGAACCAAGACAGCAGGAGGATGTTATGCAAATAGTCACCAGTTGGATGGAAGAAGGTATCGAACGAGGTATCGAACAAGGTATCGAACGAGGAAGAAAGCAAGGAGAATTAACTTTGCTTAACCGTCTACTTAACCGTCGTTTTGGTTCGCTATCTCCTCAACTGCAAGAAAGAATTGATAATTTGCCAATTGCACAATTGGAGGAGTTGGGTGAAGCGTTGCTAGATTTTACCACTATTGACGATTTGTCAGCTTGGTTTGAAGGTAACTAA
- a CDS encoding aromatic ring-hydroxylating dioxygenase subunit alpha: MATEISMQGDMHNASPLDTFANELQAEEETFQWTKQWYALAVVEFLDPSRPHAMQLLGKNIVLWQDGSGKWRCFEDFCPHRLAPLSEGRVESDGTLLCAYHAWRFDSQGNCVSIPQSKDKETEAKHCSNPKSCAVAYPTQECQGLLWVWSESGSQAQVESQLKTPRIIPELENNSKRVMHLFWNVRDLPYGWDFFMENVSDPAHVPVSHHGIMGNRYQDAKYYDMIKVRQMSTQEGFAYEMTPVEPDIKQKVYDFQPPSHMRIVSTYKDGGKLILALYATPTRPGWCRHIGCQVLVKNEALKTPKGLGFFALPMPTWLGHVLGSLFLHQDAVFLHHQEKIIAQRRQGKWVNAVYTPNPQDKMTIAFRQWLEKRAGGGIPWDSSCDPNLPPAERDKQKLFDVWTTHTQDCSVCQNALTNINRLSILAYIAAVVCFGLGVIVDARTVASAVQSTFVTPPASFWWAIGGTILFAIAGYQLKRFSRLFYVYEFEHSHND; this comes from the coding sequence ATGGCTACCGAAATAAGTATGCAAGGAGATATGCATAATGCAAGTCCTTTGGATACCTTCGCTAACGAACTTCAAGCAGAAGAAGAAACATTTCAATGGACAAAGCAATGGTATGCTCTAGCCGTTGTAGAATTTCTCGATCCATCTCGTCCTCATGCTATGCAGTTACTAGGAAAAAATATAGTTTTGTGGCAAGACGGTTCTGGCAAATGGCGTTGCTTTGAAGATTTTTGTCCGCATCGATTAGCCCCTCTTTCTGAAGGTCGCGTTGAGTCTGATGGTACGCTTTTATGTGCATACCACGCTTGGCGGTTTGATTCTCAAGGAAACTGCGTTAGCATCCCTCAATCCAAAGACAAGGAGACAGAGGCTAAACACTGTTCAAATCCGAAATCATGTGCAGTTGCCTATCCGACGCAAGAGTGTCAAGGTTTATTGTGGGTTTGGTCAGAATCAGGTTCCCAGGCACAAGTTGAAAGTCAATTGAAAACACCGCGAATCATTCCTGAGTTAGAAAATAACTCTAAAAGAGTAATGCATCTGTTTTGGAATGTCCGCGACCTTCCCTATGGATGGGACTTTTTCATGGAAAACGTTTCTGATCCGGCTCATGTGCCTGTCTCCCACCACGGAATTATGGGAAATCGCTATCAGGATGCCAAATATTATGACATGATTAAAGTTCGCCAGATGTCAACTCAGGAAGGATTCGCTTATGAAATGACACCTGTTGAACCAGACATCAAGCAAAAGGTTTATGATTTTCAACCACCATCTCATATGAGAATTGTCTCAACATATAAGGATGGCGGCAAGTTGATTCTCGCTTTGTATGCTACACCAACCCGTCCTGGATGGTGTCGTCATATTGGATGCCAAGTATTAGTAAAAAATGAAGCGCTGAAGACACCAAAAGGTCTAGGATTTTTTGCATTACCGATGCCAACTTGGTTAGGTCATGTGTTAGGTTCTCTGTTTCTCCACCAAGACGCAGTATTCCTGCATCATCAGGAGAAGATTATAGCTCAACGCAGACAGGGAAAATGGGTGAATGCAGTTTATACACCCAATCCCCAAGACAAAATGACGATCGCTTTTCGGCAATGGCTGGAGAAACGCGCTGGGGGTGGTATTCCTTGGGATTCAAGCTGCGACCCGAATCTCCCTCCAGCGGAGCGAGATAAGCAGAAGCTTTTTGATGTTTGGACAACTCATACTCAAGATTGCTCTGTTTGCCAAAATGCTCTGACAAACATTAATCGGCTGAGTATATTGGCTTATATCGCGGCTGTTGTCTGCTTTGGTCTGGGTGTGATTGTGGATGCGCGGACTGTCGCAAGTGCTGTGCAATCTACCTTCGTTACCCCTCCGGCTAGTTTCTGGTGGGCGATTGGGGGTACAATTCTGTTTGCGATCGCCGGATATCAGTTGAAGAGGTTCAGCCGACTGTTTTATGTTTATGAGTTTGAACACTCCCACAATGATTAA
- a CDS encoding DUF4351 domain-containing protein, whose protein sequence is MQIVTSWMEEGIEQGRKQGELALLNRQLNRRFGSLSPQLQERIDNLPIPQLEELGEALLDFTTIDDLSAWFEGN, encoded by the coding sequence ATGCAAATAGTCACCAGTTGGATGGAAGAAGGTATCGAACAAGGAAGAAAGCAAGGAGAATTAGCTTTGCTTAACCGTCAACTTAACCGTCGTTTTGGTTCGCTGTCTCCTCAACTGCAAGAAAGAATTGATAATTTGCCAATTCCACAATTGGAGGAATTGGGTGAAGCGTTGCTAGATTTTACCACTATTGACGATTTGTCAGCTTGGTTTGAGGGTAACTAA
- a CDS encoding exopolysaccharide biosynthesis protein yields MASHIKSSQIHLRFSQEIKLLLQRLAQQPLTLGDILAETSERGFSLTIALLVLPFLFPMPPGFTGPFGGACLLLSVQMVLGRRQPWLPKKIANYKFPRLFAQTLLQNLRRVTKILEKITRPRLVKIAENPLTWRLNGLCISWLAILLISPVPLTNPIPTVGILLLAVASIESDGLLMCISYIFTALTTLLFAFIAYAVWMAPSLLPAIFK; encoded by the coding sequence GTGGCAAGTCACATCAAATCAAGCCAAATACATTTGAGATTTTCTCAAGAGATTAAGTTACTCCTGCAAAGGTTAGCGCAACAGCCGCTGACTTTGGGGGATATTTTGGCAGAAACCTCGGAACGGGGTTTTAGTTTGACGATCGCATTATTAGTTTTACCCTTTTTGTTTCCCATGCCACCTGGATTCACGGGTCCTTTTGGTGGTGCTTGTTTGTTATTGTCTGTACAGATGGTTTTAGGCAGACGCCAGCCTTGGCTACCAAAAAAAATTGCCAATTACAAATTTCCTCGCCTTTTTGCTCAGACACTTTTGCAAAATCTGCGGCGAGTCACTAAAATCTTAGAGAAAATCACTCGCCCCAGGTTGGTAAAAATAGCCGAAAATCCTTTAACCTGGCGATTAAACGGGCTTTGTATCTCTTGGTTGGCAATATTATTAATTTCGCCTGTTCCCCTTACCAATCCCATCCCCACCGTCGGAATCTTGCTCTTAGCAGTCGCCAGTATAGAATCTGATGGTTTATTGATGTGTATCAGCTATATCTTTACTGCTTTAACTACCTTACTATTTGCATTCATCGCTTATGCAGTGTGGATGGCTCCCAGTTTGCTACCAGCCATATTTAAATAA
- a CDS encoding lipid kinase — protein sequence MSPRALLLVNPHARQGQNSLSEAIDYLKKLGFDLLEESTENAEQIPSVIQRHQHEVDLAIVGGGDGTLNAAVDALVTSQLPLGILPLGTANDLARTLGIPNSLTEACDIIAHGEVRRIDLGCVNGKHFFNVASLGLSVKITQRLTKEVKRRWGVFAYAATALQVIWESRPFSAEIRLNGESIKVKTVQIAVGNGRYYGGGMTVAEDASIEDQRLDLYSLEIRHWWQIIFLLPAMRQGRHDNSRNVRALNGQEIEVYTRKPRPINTDGEITTYTPAHFRVIPQALSVLMPPSKKL from the coding sequence ATGAGTCCCCGCGCACTGCTGTTAGTAAATCCTCATGCCCGCCAAGGACAAAATAGTCTGTCCGAAGCAATCGATTATCTGAAAAAACTCGGTTTTGATTTGCTGGAGGAGTCTACAGAAAATGCCGAGCAAATACCGTCCGTTATCCAGCGGCATCAACATGAAGTTGACTTGGCGATAGTAGGTGGTGGCGATGGCACCTTAAACGCCGCAGTAGATGCTTTAGTAACTAGCCAGTTGCCTTTGGGAATCTTGCCTTTGGGAACTGCCAACGACTTAGCCAGAACTTTAGGAATTCCTAACTCTCTAACTGAAGCTTGTGACATTATCGCTCATGGTGAAGTGCGACGCATCGACCTGGGGTGTGTAAACGGCAAGCACTTTTTCAACGTTGCCAGTCTGGGGCTAAGTGTAAAAATTACTCAGCGACTTACCAAAGAAGTCAAGCGTCGATGGGGAGTGTTTGCTTACGCTGCTACCGCATTGCAAGTAATTTGGGAATCTCGACCTTTTAGTGCAGAGATTCGTCTCAACGGCGAATCGATAAAAGTGAAAACAGTGCAAATTGCCGTGGGTAACGGTCGTTATTACGGCGGTGGGATGACGGTGGCTGAAGATGCCTCAATCGAAGACCAAAGGCTAGACCTCTACAGTTTGGAGATTCGGCACTGGTGGCAAATTATTTTTTTATTGCCCGCTATGCGACAAGGGCGACACGATAATTCGCGCAATGTCCGCGCCCTCAATGGTCAAGAAATTGAAGTCTATACCCGCAAGCCGCGTCCCATCAATACCGATGGTGAAATCACAACTTACACCCCTGCCCACTTCCGCGTTATCCCACAGGCATTATCTGTTTTGATGCCGCCAAGCAAAAAGTTATGA
- the prmA gene encoding 50S ribosomal protein L11 methyltransferase has product MANTWWELQILCEPDLEESIFWRLENFGCRGTASETKANYCLVRGYLPQFQAQLLDLAALSLWLRQDALCVGFSAPTLHWQIIDEEDWSSSWKQHWQPQEIGDRFLINPAWLPLPQSSDRLVIKLDPGVAFGTGAHATTQLCLESLEMRFAKVPSSFADTDAQQNNVVIADIGCGSGILSIGALLLGAKKAYAVDTDPLAVQSTNSNRILNDINAEKIVTAQGSVDVLAKLLEKPVDGIVCNILADVIIELVPQMSAIALPATWGIFSGILLEQSKSVADALEKNGWVVATLWRRKEWCCLNVRRS; this is encoded by the coding sequence ATGGCAAACACTTGGTGGGAATTACAAATTCTGTGCGAACCAGACCTAGAAGAATCTATCTTTTGGCGTTTGGAAAACTTCGGCTGTCGTGGTACAGCGAGTGAAACAAAAGCAAATTATTGTTTGGTGCGGGGTTATTTGCCGCAATTTCAAGCACAGTTACTCGATTTGGCAGCGCTTTCATTATGGCTGCGTCAAGATGCTTTGTGTGTCGGATTTTCTGCACCGACTTTGCATTGGCAGATAATTGATGAAGAAGATTGGTCAAGTAGCTGGAAACAACATTGGCAACCACAAGAAATAGGCGATCGCTTTCTCATCAACCCCGCTTGGCTACCTCTACCGCAATCAAGCGATCGCTTGGTAATTAAATTAGACCCTGGTGTTGCTTTTGGCACAGGTGCCCATGCCACAACTCAATTGTGTTTAGAATCATTAGAAATGCGCTTTGCTAAAGTACCATCATCTTTTGCAGATACAGACGCGCAACAAAACAATGTGGTAATTGCAGATATCGGCTGCGGTTCTGGTATCCTTTCGATAGGAGCATTGCTTTTGGGAGCAAAGAAAGCTTATGCCGTAGATACCGACCCTTTAGCAGTACAATCAACTAACAGCAATCGCATCCTCAACGATATTAATGCAGAAAAGATCGTAACGGCACAGGGAAGTGTAGACGTTTTAGCGAAACTGCTAGAAAAACCCGTTGATGGAATTGTCTGCAATATTTTGGCTGATGTGATTATCGAATTAGTACCCCAAATGAGTGCGATCGCGCTTCCCGCCACGTGGGGTATCTTCAGTGGTATTCTATTAGAGCAATCGAAATCTGTTGCTGATGCCTTAGAAAAAAACGGTTGGGTAGTTGCGACCTTGTGGCGCCGTAAAGAATGGTGTTGTTTGAATGTACGGCGATCGTAA
- the trxA gene encoding thioredoxin — MSTKKEFNSFEEMLSGSDLPVLVDFYADWCGPCQMMVPILEQVNAQLSGKIKIVKIDTEKYPQLATAYEISALPTLVLFKQGKPVDRIEGAMGAPQLVQHLQTML; from the coding sequence ATGTCAACGAAAAAGGAATTCAATAGCTTTGAAGAGATGCTGTCAGGTTCTGATTTACCCGTGTTGGTAGATTTTTATGCTGACTGGTGCGGTCCATGTCAAATGATGGTGCCGATTTTAGAGCAAGTCAATGCTCAACTCAGCGGAAAGATAAAAATTGTCAAAATTGATACGGAAAAATACCCGCAGTTAGCCACTGCCTATGAAATTTCAGCTCTACCGACGTTAGTACTATTTAAACAGGGTAAGCCTGTTGATCGCATTGAGGGTGCAATGGGCGCACCGCAATTAGTTCAGCATCTGCAAACTATGCTTTAA
- the serA gene encoding phosphoglycerate dehydrogenase: protein MSKVLVSDPIDQAGIDILSQVATVDVKTNLKPAELIEIIGEYDALMIRSGTQVTKEIIEAGTQLKIIGRAGVGVDNVDVPAATRQGIVVVNSPEGNTIAAAEHALAMMLSLSRYIPDANASVKRNEWDRKTFVGAEVYKKTLGIVGLGKIGSHVAAVARTMGMRLLAFDPFISTERAEQIGCQLVDLDLLLQQSDYITLHIPKTPETTHLINAERLAKMKPNARIINCARGGIIDEDALADALKEGKIAGAALDVYESEPLGESKLRSLGKEVILTPHLGASTTEAQVNVAIDVAEQIRDVLLGLAARSAVNIPGLNPDVLEELKPYMQLAETLGRLVGQLAGGRIELLNVRLQGELATNKSQPLVVAALKGLLYQALRERVNYVNATIEAKERGIRVIETRDASVKDYAGSLHLEATGTLGTHSVTGALLGDGEIYLTNIDGFPISVPPSQYMVFTLHRDMPGIIGKLGSLLGSFNVNIASMQVGRKIVRGDAVMTLSIDDPLPDGILTEIIKVPGIRDAYTVTL from the coding sequence ATGTCTAAGGTTCTTGTCTCCGATCCAATTGACCAAGCTGGGATTGACATTCTCTCCCAAGTTGCCACTGTCGATGTTAAAACAAATCTCAAACCAGCAGAACTAATAGAAATCATTGGTGAATATGATGCGCTGATGATTCGTTCTGGCACTCAAGTTACCAAAGAAATCATTGAAGCCGGCACGCAATTAAAAATTATCGGTCGTGCTGGTGTCGGTGTCGATAATGTCGATGTTCCCGCAGCCACGCGCCAAGGTATAGTCGTTGTTAACTCTCCTGAGGGTAACACGATCGCCGCCGCCGAACACGCTTTAGCGATGATGTTATCTTTGTCTCGCTACATCCCCGATGCCAATGCTTCAGTTAAACGCAATGAGTGGGATCGCAAAACTTTTGTCGGGGCAGAAGTATACAAAAAAACTCTCGGTATTGTCGGTTTAGGCAAAATCGGTTCTCATGTAGCAGCAGTTGCTAGAACAATGGGAATGAGATTGTTAGCTTTTGACCCTTTCATTTCCACAGAACGAGCCGAGCAAATAGGCTGTCAATTAGTCGATTTGGATCTTCTATTACAGCAATCAGATTATATCACCTTACACATCCCGAAAACTCCCGAAACGACGCATTTAATCAACGCCGAGAGATTGGCGAAGATGAAACCCAATGCTCGCATTATCAACTGCGCTCGTGGTGGAATCATTGATGAAGACGCTTTAGCCGACGCCCTCAAAGAAGGTAAAATAGCAGGGGCAGCTTTGGATGTTTACGAATCTGAACCATTAGGAGAATCTAAGCTGCGATCGCTCGGTAAAGAAGTTATCCTCACTCCTCATTTAGGTGCATCCACAACCGAAGCACAAGTAAATGTAGCGATCGATGTTGCCGAACAAATTCGCGATGTTCTTCTAGGACTAGCAGCGCGTTCAGCGGTAAATATTCCCGGACTTAATCCCGATGTCTTGGAAGAACTCAAACCCTACATGCAGCTTGCAGAAACCTTAGGTAGACTAGTTGGACAACTCGCCGGCGGACGAATAGAATTACTGAACGTGCGGTTACAAGGGGAACTAGCAACAAACAAAAGTCAGCCTTTAGTTGTCGCTGCCCTAAAAGGACTACTTTACCAAGCTCTACGCGAACGTGTAAACTACGTTAATGCCACCATAGAAGCAAAAGAACGCGGAATTCGCGTTATTGAAACGCGAGATGCTTCAGTTAAAGACTATGCCGGTTCACTGCATCTCGAAGCTACAGGTACTTTAGGTACTCATTCTGTAACAGGTGCTTTGTTAGGTGACGGAGAAATCTACCTTACCAACATTGATGGCTTCCCGATTAGCGTCCCCCCCAGCCAGTACATGGTATTCACCTTACACCGGGACATGCCAGGAATTATTGGTAAACTCGGTTCCCTACTCGGCAGTTTTAATGTCAATATTGCCAGTATGCAAGTAGGCAGAAAAATCGTTCGTGGTGATGCTGTGATGACGCTCAGTATCGATGACCCCTTACCCGATGGCATTTTGACGGAAATCATCAAAGTGCCGGGAATTAGGGATGCGTATACGGTAACATTGTAA
- a CDS encoding class I SAM-dependent methyltransferase: MKSEEKITWFNNADTYTVEKRKSWYGKVADAYNRARPRYPMQLVSRVVELAELDKEAIILEVGCGPGTATTSFAQLGFSMICVEPSLEACELARQNCAQYSKVEVKNTTFEEWELERGKFNAVLSATAFHWIPAEIGYPKAADALQDKGSLILMLNMQAQPNYEVYQVLHEVYQIHAPSLGQYETRETQQKNFRSFGKFAIDSGRFKDLVTEELVCEVSYSVDDYLTLLTTYSPYIALEQEKRDSLFAGLKEALEKSCGESVEVSFLSGFHIARKI; this comes from the coding sequence ATGAAATCCGAAGAAAAAATAACTTGGTTTAATAACGCAGATACTTACACTGTCGAAAAAAGAAAAAGTTGGTACGGTAAGGTAGCAGATGCTTACAACCGCGCTAGACCACGCTATCCGATGCAGCTTGTTTCTCGTGTTGTAGAGTTAGCTGAACTTGATAAAGAGGCAATTATTCTTGAGGTGGGATGCGGTCCGGGAACTGCTACTACATCGTTTGCTCAATTGGGTTTTTCAATGATTTGTGTTGAGCCAAGTTTAGAAGCTTGCGAGTTAGCACGACAAAACTGCGCTCAATATTCAAAGGTAGAAGTTAAGAATACCACATTTGAAGAGTGGGAGCTAGAGCGTGGTAAATTTAATGCGGTGCTTTCAGCAACTGCTTTTCATTGGATTCCGGCAGAGATTGGCTATCCAAAAGCTGCTGATGCGTTGCAAGATAAGGGTTCTCTGATTTTGATGTTGAATATGCAAGCTCAACCTAATTACGAAGTTTACCAGGTTTTGCATGAAGTTTATCAAATACATGCTCCGTCTCTGGGGCAATATGAAACCAGAGAAACTCAGCAAAAGAATTTTAGAAGCTTTGGAAAGTTTGCTATTGACTCAGGTCGGTTCAAGGATTTAGTCACTGAAGAGTTGGTTTGTGAAGTTAGCTATAGCGTTGATGATTATTTGACGCTTTTAACTACTTATTCACCGTATATAGCGCTGGAACAAGAAAAGCGGGATTCTTTGTTTGCGGGTTTAAAAGAAGCGTTAGAGAAAAGCTGCGGTGAAAGTGTTGAAGTTTCATTTCTCTCAGGTTTTCATATTGCACGAAAAATATAG
- a CDS encoding TIGR02117 family protein encodes MKYIKNLTLPRLYRYFTRYFAAMFFSLLLLYCSILIPYKWGNYPKHNCNIKICISNTGIHSNIIVPTENNVFDWHKYLSVDEIGIDNAKNYNYLSFGWGDRDFYMSTPSLINLKLSTTFKALFLPTPSVIYVKGYQIIPNYLEVKCIKINQNDYLPLINFIESSFQLDANGRQIRLGNGHTDNAGFYAAKGSYSILRNCNSWTAEGLRKANVNTPLWSGLSSAIMLHFQSNCK; translated from the coding sequence ATGAAATATATTAAAAATCTGACTTTACCTCGTTTATATCGTTATTTTACTCGCTATTTCGCTGCTATGTTTTTTAGTTTACTTTTACTGTATTGTAGTATTTTAATACCTTATAAGTGGGGTAATTACCCAAAACATAATTGCAATATCAAAATTTGCATATCTAATACTGGTATTCACTCTAATATTATAGTACCAACTGAAAATAATGTTTTTGATTGGCATAAATATTTATCTGTAGATGAAATTGGTATAGATAATGCTAAAAATTATAATTATTTGAGCTTCGGTTGGGGCGATCGCGATTTTTATATGTCAACTCCTTCTTTGATAAATCTCAAACTTTCTACTACCTTCAAAGCGCTATTTCTTCCCACTCCTTCTGTAATATACGTTAAAGGCTACCAAATAATACCCAATTATTTAGAGGTTAAATGTATTAAAATTAATCAAAACGATTATTTGCCTTTAATAAATTTTATAGAATCTAGTTTTCAACTTGATGCCAATGGCAGGCAAATTCGTTTAGGTAATGGTCACACTGATAATGCTGGATTTTATGCAGCAAAAGGCAGTTACTCGATATTGAGAAATTGTAATTCTTGGACAGCGGAAGGTTTAAGAAAAGCTAATGTAAATACTCCTCTTTGGAGTGGACTTTCATCGGCAATTATGTTGCATTTCCAAAGCAACTGTAAATAA